A stretch of Campylobacter volucris DNA encodes these proteins:
- a CDS encoding type IIS restriction/modification enzyme, translating into MHLALLNEKDFLNPYYRKKQITQNEFDHFNKALSKYLLKLEQAHEQNEDYLVANALSPFLASLNFKTHIKTKQKGKSEIDLSITKDELSTDLEVLIEAKKINSKEFISQTKPNAKALHESILYYFRNREHSFSLKFIIITDFYKFYVFRSKDFEELFYKNAKFKKLFESFTNENSLFKGNTDEFYKEAAKIIETSNDTLKGFFIDLTPFKDKQNSNFKNLSSIFKIFNKDFLLNEFSPNDANSLNNAFYKELLYILGLCEQNSKAIITQSEQSKQGQGTLYYAIESKLEDKNFETILKFIILWLNRILFLKLIESNLIRFNNDKNLKFLNYEKIPNFTALSHLFFDILAKEKQKRSESKFSYLPYLNSSLFEKQDIEKSLLFINALDDDSTLEYFPHTQLKDENGKSKKGKVLLLEYLFEFLDSFDFGSDEQSEELIKQKELINSSVLGNVFEKLNGYKEGSFYTPSFITSYMCKESISKVVLDKFNAKFKLNSTNLNELKKDLRDFRISKEEKLDLLNSIRICDLAVGSGHFLVSALNCLLMVYYELNLFEQDFYLSIENDEILIQNEKGEFIEYKRPSFEKDKAHQIQKELFECKKLIIENNLFGVDINSNSCEITKLRLWIELLKHSYYQSFENEYYHDLKTLPNIDINIKCGNSLISYFDINKSLTHYPNIKERMDKYKRIVKDYKDGFYTDKTMISKEIQNLKTSFKNFCLKDKFAKEIKAFTNDANEYSKKYGDFLVSSYDDENFKSFFSKNMFEFDFDESKAKKEFTKLTKLYESIFDLESSHPFEWRFEFPEVLDESGNFKGFDLIIGNPPYIRQEEIKELKNTLSKNYKVYKGTADIYTYFYELGFNVLKENGILSFITSNKYTRAGYGEPLREFLLKNTCILKYIDLNGIKVFDSATVDTSMLSFEKIKIKENTFKYLSLNNELLKNYDFEISVIKEFLNISQNSLSKESFTFNDESTNALKAKIERIGTPLKDWHGLNINYGIKTGLNEAFIITTEKKDEILANCKDEDEKERTAKLIRKMLRGRDIKRYSYEWAGLWVIGTFPSLKIDIEQYPSLKSYLSNFLPRIEQSGEKGCRKKTSNKWFETQDNIAYYEEFEKEKIVWAEMTREPCFIYDISQVFTNQTCYIFTSPYSKYLIGILNSNIIFYYMQQISSNLGDGAFRWIKQYIEKLPIPKINSKNEKLANELVSLVDEILKAKEQNKNANTQEQENKINSLVYKLYNLTEEEISIIEGK; encoded by the coding sequence ATGCATCTTGCTTTGCTTAATGAAAAAGATTTTTTAAATCCATATTATCGTAAAAAACAAATCACACAAAACGAATTTGATCATTTTAATAAAGCTTTATCAAAATATCTTTTAAAACTCGAACAAGCACACGAACAAAATGAAGATTATTTAGTGGCAAATGCTTTGAGCCCATTTTTAGCGAGTTTAAATTTCAAAACACACATAAAGACCAAACAAAAAGGTAAAAGTGAGATAGATTTATCCATAACAAAAGATGAGCTAAGCACAGATTTAGAAGTTTTAATAGAAGCCAAAAAGATAAATTCAAAAGAATTTATCTCTCAAACTAAGCCAAATGCAAAAGCTTTGCATGAAAGTATTTTGTATTATTTTAGAAATAGAGAGCATAGTTTTTCTTTAAAATTTATCATCATTACGGATTTTTATAAATTTTATGTATTTAGATCCAAGGATTTTGAAGAGCTTTTTTACAAAAATGCTAAATTTAAAAAACTTTTTGAAAGTTTTACTAATGAAAATTCACTTTTTAAAGGCAATACAGATGAATTTTATAAAGAAGCAGCTAAGATTATAGAAACTTCTAATGACACTCTAAAAGGCTTTTTTATAGATTTGACGCCATTTAAAGATAAACAAAATTCAAATTTTAAAAATCTTTCAAGTATTTTTAAAATTTTTAATAAAGATTTTTTATTAAATGAATTTAGTCCAAATGATGCAAATTCACTAAACAATGCATTTTACAAAGAGCTTTTATATATCTTAGGACTTTGTGAGCAAAACTCAAAGGCCATTATCACTCAAAGCGAACAAAGCAAACAAGGTCAAGGCACGCTTTATTATGCTATAGAAAGCAAATTAGAAGATAAAAATTTTGAAACTATACTAAAATTCATCATACTTTGGCTTAATAGAATTTTATTTTTAAAACTCATAGAATCAAATCTTATAAGATTTAACAACGATAAAAATTTAAAATTTTTAAATTATGAAAAAATTCCAAATTTCACTGCACTTTCTCATCTTTTCTTTGATATCCTAGCCAAAGAAAAGCAAAAAAGAAGCGAAAGCAAATTTAGCTATTTGCCTTATTTAAATTCTTCTTTATTTGAAAAACAAGATATAGAAAAATCATTACTTTTTATAAATGCTTTAGATGATGATAGCACCTTAGAGTATTTTCCACATACTCAGTTAAAAGATGAAAATGGCAAAAGCAAAAAAGGTAAAGTTTTATTATTAGAATATTTGTTTGAATTTTTAGATAGTTTTGATTTTGGAAGCGATGAGCAAAGCGAAGAACTTATAAAACAAAAAGAGCTTATAAACTCAAGTGTTTTAGGAAATGTCTTTGAAAAACTAAATGGCTATAAAGAAGGTTCTTTTTATACCCCAAGTTTTATCACTTCTTATATGTGTAAAGAAAGCATTAGCAAAGTAGTGCTTGATAAATTTAATGCTAAATTTAAGTTAAATTCTACAAATTTAAATGAGTTGAAAAAAGATCTAAGGGATTTTAGAATTTCTAAAGAAGAAAAACTTGATTTGCTAAATTCTATACGCATTTGCGATCTGGCCGTAGGAAGCGGGCATTTTTTGGTTTCGGCTTTAAATTGTTTGCTTATGGTGTATTATGAGTTGAATTTATTTGAGCAAGATTTTTACCTTAGTATAGAAAATGATGAAATTTTAATACAAAACGAAAAAGGCGAATTTATAGAGTATAAACGCCCAAGCTTTGAAAAAGACAAAGCCCACCAAATTCAAAAAGAGCTTTTTGAGTGCAAAAAACTCATCATAGAAAATAATCTCTTTGGAGTGGATATAAATTCAAATTCATGCGAGATCACTAAGCTTCGTCTTTGGATAGAGCTTTTAAAGCATAGTTATTATCAAAGTTTTGAAAACGAGTATTATCACGATTTAAAAACCCTACCAAACATCGATATAAACATAAAATGCGGAAATTCACTCATAAGCTATTTTGATATAAACAAAAGCCTTACTCATTATCCAAACATAAAAGAGCGTATGGACAAATACAAACGCATAGTCAAAGACTACAAAGACGGCTTTTATACTGACAAAACTATGATAAGCAAAGAAATACAAAATCTCAAAACTTCTTTTAAAAATTTTTGTTTAAAAGACAAATTTGCAAAAGAGATCAAAGCCTTTACAAACGATGCAAATGAGTATTCTAAAAAATATGGCGATTTTTTAGTAAGTTCTTATGATGATGAGAATTTTAAAAGCTTTTTTTCGAAAAATATGTTTGAATTTGACTTTGATGAGAGCAAAGCCAAAAAAGAATTTACAAAACTAACAAAGCTTTATGAGAGCATTTTTGACTTAGAAAGTTCTCATCCTTTTGAGTGGCGTTTTGAATTTCCTGAAGTGCTAGATGAAAGTGGGAATTTCAAAGGTTTTGATCTCATCATCGGCAATCCACCTTACATTAGACAAGAAGAGATAAAAGAGCTAAAAAACACTTTAAGCAAAAACTATAAAGTCTATAAAGGCACAGCAGATATTTATACTTATTTTTACGAGCTAGGTTTTAATGTATTAAAAGAAAATGGAATTTTATCTTTCATCACTTCAAACAAATACACCCGTGCAGGTTATGGAGAGCCTTTGCGTGAATTTTTGCTAAAAAATACTTGCATTTTAAAATACATCGACTTAAACGGCATAAAAGTCTTCGATAGTGCTACGGTAGATACTTCCATGCTTAGCTTTGAAAAAATAAAAATCAAAGAAAACACCTTTAAATATCTAAGCTTAAACAACGAGCTTTTAAAAAACTATGACTTTGAAATTTCAGTCATAAAAGAATTTTTAAATATCTCTCAAAACTCACTTAGCAAAGAAAGCTTTACTTTCAATGATGAAAGCACAAATGCACTAAAAGCTAAGATAGAGCGTATAGGCACACCGCTTAAAGATTGGCACGGATTAAATATAAATTATGGCATTAAAACAGGTTTAAACGAAGCCTTCATCATTACCACCGAGAAAAAAGATGAAATTTTAGCTAATTGCAAAGACGAAGACGAAAAAGAACGCACCGCAAAACTCATACGCAAAATGCTACGCGGACGCGATATAAAAAGATACAGCTATGAATGGGCGGGACTTTGGGTGATAGGAACTTTCCCTAGTTTAAAAATCGATATAGAGCAATATCCATCATTAAAATCTTATCTATCTAATTTTTTACCACGCATAGAGCAAAGCGGAGAAAAAGGCTGTCGTAAGAAAACAAGTAATAAATGGTTTGAAACTCAAGATAACATAGCTTATTATGAAGAATTTGAAAAGGAAAAGATTGTATGGGCAGAAATGACAAGGGAACCTTGTTTTATTTATGATATTTCTCAAGTATTTACAAATCAAACTTGCTATATATTTACAAGCCCTTATAGTAAATATTTAATAGGAATTTTAAATTCAAATATTATTTTTTATTATATGCAACAAATTTCATCAAATTTGGGTGATGGTGCATTTAGATGGATTAAACAATACATAGAAAAACTTCCTATACCAAAAATAAATTCTAAAAATGAAAAATTAGCAAATGAGTTAGTAAGTCTAGTCGATGAAATTTTAAAAGCCAAAGAGCAAAACAAAAACGCAAACACCCAAGAACAAGAAAACAAAATAAACTCTCTAGTCTATAAACTCTACAATCTCACCGAAGAAGAAATATCGATAATCGAAGGAAAGTGA